In a genomic window of Muntiacus reevesi chromosome 1, mMunRee1.1, whole genome shotgun sequence:
- the REP15 gene encoding rab15 effector protein: MGQKPSQQLAPKDKEVLGVCEVVSGAIIHAAQKLKAVLGFEDTVSNLCPAPNTLNEIFLIHFVTFCQEKGADKWLTTTKMTTHQAFMFGADWVWTFWGSDKQIQLQLAVQTLQMASLPPVESDPSNPDSKAEESSSKKSRFDKLEEFCNLIGEDCVGLCIIFGVPGNPKDIRGVVLDSVKRETMTGHLPGGTAVARFILETEDCISIRELLGNCLSKKDWLREVGKVYISIL; the protein is encoded by the coding sequence ATggggcagaaaccatcacaacagcTGGCTCCAAAGGACAAAGAGGTTCTCGGCGTCTGTGAGGTGGTCAGTGGAGCTATCATCCACGCGGCTCAGAAACTGAAGGCCGTTCTTGGATTTGAAGACACAGTGAGCAATCTGTGCCCAGCTCCAAACACTCTCAATGAGATCTTCTTAATCCACTTTGTCACTTTCTGCCAAGAGAAAGGAGCCGACAAGTGGCTCACCACCACCAAGATGACCACGCACCAAGCCTTCATGTTCGGGGCAGACTGGGTTTGGACCTTCTGGGGATCTGACAAGCAAATACAGCTCCAGCTGGCTGTGCAGACACTGCAGATGgcttctcttcctcctgtggAATCTGACCCCTCCAACCCAGATTCCAAGGCAGAGGAGTCTTCCAGCAAGAAAAGTAGGTTTGACAAGCTGGAAGAATTCTGTAACCTGATAGGAGAGGACTGCGTTGGCCTGTGTATCATCTTTGGTGTGCCAGGAAACCCTAAAGACATCCGAGGAGTTGTCCTGGACAGTGTCAAGAGAGAGACAATGACGGGTCATCTGCCAGGAGGGACAGCTGTGGCGCGATTCATCCTGGAGACAGAAGATTGTATCTCCATCAGGGAGCTGCTTGGAAACTGTCTGAGTAAGAAAGACTGGCTGAGAGAGGTGGGCAAGGTTTATATTAGCATCCTCTGA